A region from the Deltaproteobacteria bacterium genome encodes:
- a CDS encoding beta-propeller fold lactonase family protein: MKRTLLFALFATGYWLLTTSPVLAQPRAYVTNEKSDEVTVIDTATDTVIATVKVGQRPRGVRVSPDGKRIYTANGNSNDLSVIDAEKNTVIDTIPAGEDPEGLAISADGSRLYVVNESGGTLLVIDPTSKEILNRIAVGIEPETVVLSPDGTKAYVPNESSHNVTVIDTEKLIAVGTIEAGENPRGVAFSPDGKRAYISSERSNTVMVVDPATNKVLETISMGERPVGIAVLPDGKKAYVAHGRANDVRVIDTATNKITDTIPLAGERAWWVALTPDGKKLYVTVGRADKVAVIDTTTNTVLTMIPAGKLPWGVAVSR; this comes from the coding sequence ATGAAACGGACCCTGCTCTTCGCTCTTTTCGCTACTGGCTATTGGCTACTGACGACTTCCCCTGTGCTGGCCCAACCTCGCGCCTACGTCACCAATGAAAAATCCGACGAGGTCACAGTCATCGATACCGCAACCGATACGGTCATCGCTACCGTCAAAGTCGGACAGCGCCCGCGCGGAGTCCGTGTCTCGCCGGACGGCAAGCGCATTTACACTGCCAACGGTAACTCCAATGACCTTTCTGTGATCGACGCGGAGAAGAACACGGTCATCGACACCATTCCCGCCGGGGAAGATCCGGAAGGCTTAGCGATTTCCGCCGACGGGTCTCGGCTGTATGTCGTGAACGAGAGCGGTGGCACCCTGCTCGTCATCGATCCCACCAGCAAAGAAATCCTCAATCGCATCGCGGTGGGCATCGAGCCGGAAACGGTGGTCCTCTCGCCAGATGGGACCAAAGCGTACGTCCCCAATGAAAGTTCCCATAATGTCACGGTCATCGACACGGAAAAGCTGATCGCAGTGGGCACCATCGAAGCCGGAGAGAACCCGCGCGGGGTGGCATTTTCGCCAGATGGCAAGCGCGCTTATATCAGCAGCGAGCGTTCCAATACCGTCATGGTGGTTGACCCGGCAACGAACAAGGTCTTGGAAACGATTTCAATGGGCGAACGTCCGGTCGGGATAGCCGTACTGCCGGACGGCAAGAAGGCGTATGTCGCGCATGGCAGAGCGAACGACGTTCGTGTCATCGACACCGCCACAAACAAAATCACGGATACGATTCCGCTCGCAGGCGAGCGGGCGTGGTGGGTCGCGCTCACACCCGATGGCAAGAAGCTGTACGTGACCGTCGGACGAGCCGACAAAGTCGCGGTGATCGACACCACCACGAACACAGTCCTGACCATGATTCCTGCCGGCAAATTGCCGTGGGGAGTCGCGGTCTCTCGCTAG